From Desulfuromonas sp. KJ2020, one genomic window encodes:
- a CDS encoding AbrB/MazE/SpoVT family DNA-binding domain-containing protein, translating to MLTKVQKWGNSLALRLPKALTDEAGVHLDSSVEISVRDHTIVIEPVREKQTYALDDLLAGIKPENLHDECDYGESVGKEGL from the coding sequence ATGCTCACAAAAGTTCAAAAATGGGGAAACAGCTTGGCTCTTCGCCTGCCTAAAGCCCTGACAGACGAGGCTGGTGTACATCTCGATTCGTCGGTGGAGATCAGTGTACGCGACCACACCATCGTCATAGAACCTGTTCGCGAAAAGCAGACGTATGCGCTGGATGATCTTCTGGCGGGGATAAAACCAGAGAATCTTCATGATGAATGCGATTATGGCGAGTCTGTCGGCAAGGAGGGGTTGTAA